GCGCATCTCGACGCCGTGGTGCGCCGGACCCGTCTGGCGCTTCAGGCCTAGCTGGAGCCAAACCCGCCGGCGCCGTCCCGCGTTACCTGAGGGTGGGGCTGCTCAATGATGCGCCGCAGTTTGGCAAACGCCGGTCGGGCCTTCTGGCGGCGGAGTCGCCAAGCTGATAGATTCCCCTGATGGTTTGCCGAAACCACGGGAGCGCGCCGATGCCCGAGCCGGTTCAACTTTCGCTTTTCCCCGAACGGGCGAGCCTGGTGCGCATCCGTCCCGAGCGCAATGAATGGCGTTTCTACCGCCTGGAAATCCTCCCCGACCTCTTTGGCTACACCCTGCTCGCCCGTCATTGGGGGCGGATCGGCACCAAGGGCCGCTACCGCCTCGACCCGCATCCGAATTGTGGCGCCGCCCTCAACGCTCTCGCCGCTTTGGCCCGCCGCAAGCGCCGCCGCGGCTATCACGACCAGGCCGGGCGATAGCCGCGCCACGGGATGGCATAAAAAAGCCATGAGAAAGAGGGCCTGGAATGCCGCGAACCGCCAGGAGGGAAGGGGGCATGCCACGACGACGCCCACGAGGAGACATGATGCGCGCCACCGATGCGTGAGAACAAGCAAGCGGCGGTTCCGTTCGATGCGCGCGAGCGCGAATTGACCCGCGGTGAATTTGCCGTGCATTTCGGGCAGCCCTCATCCCTCGCCAACGAGATCCTGCTGCGCGCTTGGCATGGTGGCCCGGCGCGGGGTGAACCGAAGCTGCCGGCGGCGGTACTAAAGTATACTGGCGCGCGGTCTGGTCGAAATCCGTCCCGGCAGGTATGGCATGCGAGCGTTTTTTGCCGCCGCCGGGATCGCTGGGGTCAAGGCATTGCATGCCGATGCCCGGCGCGTGGATCCGGAAGCCTATGCCCGTCTGCGCGAGGAACTGGGATTCTCGCCAGCAACTGAAAACACCGAAGGAGAATGAGACATGGCACGTGCCACAACATCACGAACCACCACGCGGAGCGGCAAGGGGGCTGCCACCCGCAAGGGCGCGGCCGCGAAATCGCCGCGTGGCGCGGCAAAGACGGTAAGGACCCCGGCCCCGAAACCGGTACCAAAGGCTGCGGCCAAGCCAGCACGCGCCAGTGCTCGCGCCAGCGCGTCGGCGCCGCTCGCTGGGCGCATCGACCAGCTCGAACGCAACATCGCCTCGCTGCGCACCCGGTATTCCGAGCTGAAGCGCACCATGGCTGCTCTCACCGCTCGGGTCGAGGAACAAACTCCGGCCCCAGTCGCGGTGCCGCCGGAAACCGAACAAACAGCCGATCAGAACGAATAGGCGTCGGCCAATAGAGCCCCCGCGACGGCGGCGATTATCCGTGAGCGGAGGCCCTTCGAGCCCGATGCTGCACTGATCGCGCGCCGATGTGCGGACGCTACGCCAATTCTCTGCCGCCCGAAGCGATCGCCCGGCTGTTCCGTACCGCCGGCGCGCTGCCCAATGTCGCCCCGTCCTGGAATGTCGCGCCGCGCCAGCCGGCGATGGTGGTGCGGCGGCACCCGGAAATCGGCGCGCGGCATCTCGATCTGCTGACCTGGGGCTTGGTTCCGCACTGGACGAAGGATCTGCGGGCGGCGCGGCGGCCAATCAGCGCGCGAGCGGAGACCGTGGCAACCTCGCCGATGTTCCGCGATGCCTTCGCCCGCCGTCGGGCGCTGATCCCGGCGCAGGCGTTCTACGAATGGCAGCGCACCGAGAACGCACCCAAGCAGCCCTACACGATCGCCCGGCGGGACGGTGAGACGCTGGCCTTGGCCGGTCTCTGGGAAGGCTGGCGCAGCCCCGAGGGCGAGGTGCTGCGCAGCTTCGCCATCATCGTCACCGCCGCGAACGCGACCATGGCGCCCATCCATGACCGCATGCCGGTGATCGTCGAGCCGCCCGACTGGCCGCTATGGCTCGGCGAGACCGAGGGCGACGTAGCCTCGCTGCTGCGCCCAGCGCCCGAGGACACGCTGCGTGTCTGGCCGGTGAGCACGCGGGTCAACCGGCCAGCCAACAACGATGCCGAGCTGCTCGCCCCGCTTCCGGCCGTTTGAGGGCACCCAGCGATGACCGAGCACCAAGCCCCGTGGCCCGATGGCGAAGTGCTCGCCGGCATCGTCGAGCGGGTGACGTTCCACAATGCCGAGAGCGGCTTTGCCGTGCTCAGGGTAAAGGCGCGCGGGCACCGCGACCTCGTCACCATCGTCGGGCACGCCGCCGCCATTGCCGCGGGCGAGTGGATCACCGCGACCGGCGAATGGGTCAACGACCGCACCCACGGCCAGCAATTCAAGGCGCGGTTCCTAAAAACCTCGGCGCCGACGACGGAAGAGGGGATCGAGCGCTATCTCGCCTCCGGCATGATCCGCGGCATCGGCCCGGTCTATGCCAAAAAGCTGGTGCGCGGGTTCGGCGAGCAGGTGTTCGACATCATCGAAGGCGCGCCAGAGCGCCTGCGCGAAGTGGGCGGGATCGGCGAGGTGCGGGCACAGCGCATCGTCGCTGCCTGGGCCGAGCAGAAGGTGATCCGCGAGATCATGGTGTTTCTACACAGCCACGGCGTCGGCACGGCGCGCGCGGTGCGCATCTTCAAGACCTATGGCGCCGACGCCATTCAGGTGATGAGCGAGAACCCATACCGGCTGGCGCGCGACATCAGAGGCATCGGGTTCAAGACGGCGGATGCGATTGCCGCAAAACTCGGCATCGAGAAGACGGCAATGATCCGCCTGCGCGCCGGCATCGGCTACGCGCTGTCCGAGGCGATGGACGAGGGCCATTGCGGTCTGCCGGTCGTGGAATTGATCCCGCTCGCGGAGCGCTTGCTGGAGGTTCCGGAGGCGCTGATCCGCACCGCCCTCGATCTGGAACTGGCCGACGGCGCGGTGATCGCCGACCGCGTCGGCGCGGCCGACTGCATCTTCCTCGCCGGACTTTATCACGCCGAGCGCGGCATCGCCGAGCGACTGCGCGCGATCGCCCACCAGCCGCTGCCCTGGCCGGCGATCGACACGGAAAAAGCCATCCCCTGGGTGGAAAAGCGGATCGGCATGACGCTCGCCGAGAGCCAGCGCCAGGCGGTCGGCCTTGCCCTTGCCGCGAAGCTGCTGGTGATCACCGGCGGCCCCGGCGTCGGCAAGACGACGATCATGCGGGCGATCCTCGCCATCCTCGCAGCCAAAGGCGTGCGCATCCTGCTCGCGGCCCCCACCGGGCGGGCGGCGAAAAGGATGA
The Acidibrevibacterium fodinaquatile genome window above contains:
- a CDS encoding SOS response-associated peptidase: MCGRYANSLPPEAIARLFRTAGALPNVAPSWNVAPRQPAMVVRRHPEIGARHLDLLTWGLVPHWTKDLRAARRPISARAETVATSPMFRDAFARRRALIPAQAFYEWQRTENAPKQPYTIARRDGETLALAGLWEGWRSPEGEVLRSFAIIVTAANATMAPIHDRMPVIVEPPDWPLWLGETEGDVASLLRPAPEDTLRVWPVSTRVNRPANNDAELLAPLPAV
- a CDS encoding WGR domain-containing protein, whose product is MPEPVQLSLFPERASLVRIRPERNEWRFYRLEILPDLFGYTLLARHWGRIGTKGRYRLDPHPNCGAALNALAALARRKRRRGYHDQAGR
- the recD2 gene encoding SF1B family DNA helicase RecD2; the encoded protein is MTEHQAPWPDGEVLAGIVERVTFHNAESGFAVLRVKARGHRDLVTIVGHAAAIAAGEWITATGEWVNDRTHGQQFKARFLKTSAPTTEEGIERYLASGMIRGIGPVYAKKLVRGFGEQVFDIIEGAPERLREVGGIGEVRAQRIVAAWAEQKVIREIMVFLHSHGVGTARAVRIFKTYGADAIQVMSENPYRLARDIRGIGFKTADAIAAKLGIEKTAMIRLRAGIGYALSEAMDEGHCGLPVVELIPLAERLLEVPEALIRTALDLELADGAVIADRVGAADCIFLAGLYHAERGIAERLRAIAHQPLPWPAIDTEKAIPWVEKRIGMTLAESQRQAVGLALAAKLLVITGGPGVGKTTIMRAILAILAAKGVRILLAAPTGRAAKRMSEATGFEAKTIHRLLEVDPNTGGFRRGPDHPLDCDLLVIDEASMVDVPLMHALTRAIPPPAALLVVGDVDQLPSVGPGQVLADLIGSGTVAVVRLAEIFRQAASSRIITSAHRINRGEMPDLTRAEAGSDFHFVAADEPETAVARIIDLVKTRIPRRFGLDPVRDIQVLCPMARGGVGARSLNIDLQAALNGEATPRVEKFGWTFAPGDKVMQIENDYDREVYNGDIGFVTAIDAEEAEITVRFDGRDVGYGLGDLDALVPAYAATIHKSQGSEYPAVVIPVLTQHYTMLQRNLLYTGITRGKRLVVLVGSRKAVAIAVRNVSGRRRWSKLREWLAAAVIPPAP